The following proteins come from a genomic window of Nocardioides albertanoniae:
- a CDS encoding DUF3159 domain-containing protein translates to MTTTDRRSDDAETLADLLGGARGAIDATVPPVAFVLAWLVSGELWVATVASLVLAAAIALWQWRQGRKPRAVLLGVAGVAVAAMIALRTGRAEDFFVVQLAANAASALVWVVSIAFRWPLLGVVVGLVLRQRGAWRRDPALARGYARASWVWVAQYVVRVAVFGPLWWSGDVVALAVARVGLSWPLVALCLLVSWLVLRRSLPPEHPGVRHPQSQPQGQSQAA, encoded by the coding sequence GTGACGACCACTGATCGACGCAGCGACGACGCCGAGACCCTCGCAGATCTTCTCGGAGGGGCCCGTGGCGCGATCGACGCGACCGTCCCGCCGGTGGCCTTCGTGCTCGCCTGGCTGGTCAGCGGTGAGCTCTGGGTGGCGACCGTGGCCTCGTTGGTGCTGGCCGCGGCCATCGCGCTGTGGCAGTGGCGCCAGGGCCGCAAGCCGCGGGCCGTGCTGCTCGGCGTGGCCGGGGTCGCGGTGGCGGCGATGATCGCGCTGCGTACCGGGCGGGCGGAGGACTTCTTCGTGGTGCAGCTCGCCGCCAACGCGGCCAGCGCGCTGGTCTGGGTCGTCAGCATCGCGTTCCGATGGCCGCTGCTCGGCGTGGTCGTCGGGCTGGTGCTGCGCCAGCGCGGCGCCTGGCGGCGCGACCCCGCACTGGCGCGTGGCTACGCGCGGGCGAGCTGGGTCTGGGTCGCTCAGTACGTCGTGAGGGTCGCCGTCTTCGGACCGCTGTGGTGGTCGGGCGACGTGGTCGCCCTTGCGGTCGCGCGGGTCGGCCTCAGCTGGCCGCTGGTCGCGCTGTGCCTGCTGGTGAGCTGGCTGGTGCTGCGCCGCTCGCTGCCGCCCGAGCACCCTGGGGTGCGTCATCCACAGAGCCAGCCTCAGGGCCAGTCTCAGGCGGCCTGA
- a CDS encoding histidinol-phosphatase has protein sequence MSHEHHTHSHGPHGTDGHDHGHEHGHEHAHEHGHTHSHEVDEITLAASSDASDNDLRPSEVTRRNLLRAAGVAGAVTAGMAGMTGVTPAMAEGAATAKNNGGGGKIRHWLAGDHHIHTQHSSDGMYRVIDQAQHGAAYGLDWLVITDHGGATHARLGVDLVNPDIVAARKILSDTLIFQGLEWNIPAAEHGTVFVAPGAHEVEVLKQFENSYDGSVKGAGGNSPENEALAVAGIQWLGKQVDKRRVQDALFLANHPARNGIDSPHEVRAWRDADPRIAIGWEGAPGHQAAGLPTGYGAGNARGYYGNAPGPNSFPGYPAESYRSWGGFDWFTSTVGGLWDSLLAEGKPWSISANSDSHVNWGETSRRPDGSDSAYFDKHGRYAGPVYGDAVNNTAGDFWPGYYSRTHVGAADRSYRAVMTGMRDGRIWVDHGALVKSVDVRVVASGGHQESLGGTLRAKRGSRISLAVTITAQDVPNWSQFLPSLNRVDVIRGAVDPTYVSDRDTWKAPNTKVIEQTDTSGRTGTFQLRYDLGRVEEAFYVRLRGTDAHRSQAGYLGAGIDPEGPAIDVVGDADPWSDLWFYTNPIWVVPTR, from the coding sequence GTGTCACACGAGCACCACACGCACTCACATGGGCCGCACGGAACCGATGGTCACGACCACGGCCACGAGCACGGCCACGAGCACGCCCATGAGCACGGCCACACCCACTCCCACGAGGTCGACGAGATCACCCTCGCCGCCTCCTCGGACGCATCCGACAACGACCTGCGGCCCTCCGAGGTCACCCGGCGCAACCTGCTCCGCGCGGCCGGCGTCGCCGGCGCGGTGACGGCCGGGATGGCGGGCATGACCGGGGTGACCCCGGCGATGGCCGAAGGTGCGGCCACGGCGAAGAACAACGGCGGCGGAGGCAAGATCCGCCACTGGCTCGCCGGCGACCATCACATCCACACCCAGCACAGCTCCGACGGCATGTACCGGGTCATCGACCAGGCCCAGCACGGCGCGGCGTACGGCCTGGACTGGCTCGTCATCACCGACCACGGTGGCGCGACCCACGCCCGGCTCGGCGTCGACCTGGTCAACCCGGACATCGTGGCCGCTCGCAAGATCCTCAGCGACACCCTGATCTTCCAGGGCCTGGAGTGGAACATCCCGGCGGCCGAGCACGGCACCGTGTTCGTCGCCCCCGGCGCCCACGAGGTGGAGGTGCTCAAGCAGTTCGAGAACAGCTACGACGGCTCCGTGAAGGGAGCCGGCGGCAACTCCCCGGAGAACGAGGCGCTCGCGGTCGCGGGCATCCAGTGGCTGGGCAAGCAGGTCGACAAGCGGCGTGTGCAGGACGCGCTCTTCCTCGCCAACCACCCTGCCCGCAACGGCATCGACAGCCCCCACGAGGTGCGCGCGTGGCGCGATGCCGACCCGCGGATCGCGATCGGCTGGGAGGGCGCGCCCGGGCACCAGGCCGCCGGCCTACCGACGGGCTACGGTGCCGGCAACGCCCGCGGCTACTACGGCAACGCGCCTGGCCCGAACTCGTTCCCCGGCTACCCCGCCGAGTCCTACCGCTCCTGGGGCGGCTTCGACTGGTTCACCTCGACCGTCGGCGGCCTGTGGGACTCGCTGCTCGCCGAGGGCAAGCCGTGGTCGATCAGCGCCAACTCCGACTCCCACGTCAACTGGGGTGAAACCTCACGCCGCCCGGACGGGTCGGACTCGGCCTACTTCGACAAGCACGGCCGCTATGCCGGCCCGGTCTACGGCGACGCGGTCAACAACACCGCCGGCGACTTCTGGCCCGGCTACTACAGCCGCACCCACGTCGGCGCCGCCGACCGCAGCTACCGAGCCGTCATGACGGGCATGCGCGACGGGCGCATCTGGGTCGACCACGGCGCGCTGGTGAAGTCGGTCGACGTACGCGTGGTCGCCTCCGGCGGTCACCAGGAGAGCCTCGGCGGCACCCTGAGGGCCAAGCGCGGCAGCAGGATCTCGCTGGCCGTCACCATCACCGCCCAGGACGTCCCGAACTGGTCGCAGTTCCTGCCCAGCCTCAACCGGGTCGACGTGATCCGGGGCGCGGTCGACCCGACGTACGTCTCCGACCGCGACACCTGGAAGGCGCCCAACACCAAGGTGATCGAGCAGACCGACACCTCGGGCCGCACCGGCACCTTCCAGCTGCGCTATGACCTCGGCAGGGTCGAGGAGGCGTTCTACGTGCGCCTGCGCGGCACCGACGCCCACCGCTCCCAGGCCGGCTATCTCGGCGCCGGCATCGACCCGGAAGGCCCAGCCATCGACGTCGTCGGTGACGCCGACCCGTGGAGCGACCTGTGGTTCTACACCAACCCGATCTGGGTCGTCCCCACCCGCTGA
- a CDS encoding trimeric intracellular cation channel family protein, translating into MEPTLTLITLDLAGCFVFALSGGLVAVRKELDIFGVVVLACVTGLGGGFLRDMAIGATPVAALSDWRYLVVPMCAGLLTFFFHPALGRLGPLINVFDALGLGLFVIAGALKALDYGLSPLAAAIMGLATGVGGGVIRDVLAGLVPVILRRSVFYAIPGFAGASVVAFGLYFELPPDAVMAAAFVICVGWRLLAMWRHWEAPLPRGSASV; encoded by the coding sequence GTGGAACCGACGCTGACGCTCATCACCCTCGACCTGGCCGGGTGCTTCGTCTTCGCGCTCTCCGGCGGTCTGGTGGCCGTGCGCAAGGAGCTCGACATCTTCGGCGTCGTGGTGCTGGCCTGCGTGACCGGGCTCGGTGGCGGGTTCCTGCGCGACATGGCGATCGGGGCCACCCCGGTCGCCGCGCTCTCCGACTGGCGCTACCTGGTGGTGCCGATGTGCGCCGGGCTGCTGACCTTCTTCTTCCATCCCGCGCTGGGTCGTCTGGGGCCGCTGATCAACGTCTTCGACGCGCTCGGCCTGGGGCTCTTCGTCATCGCCGGCGCGCTCAAGGCGCTCGACTACGGGCTCTCGCCGCTGGCCGCCGCGATCATGGGCCTGGCCACCGGTGTCGGCGGCGGTGTGATCCGTGACGTGCTCGCCGGCCTGGTGCCGGTCATCCTGCGGCGCAGCGTCTTCTACGCCATTCCCGGCTTCGCCGGCGCTTCCGTCGTCGCCTTCGGCCTCTACTTCGAGCTGCCGCCGGATGCGGTGATGGCGGCCGCCTTCGTCATCTGCGTCGGTTGGCGCCTGCTGGCGATGTGGCGCCACTGGGAGGCGCCGCTGCCGCGCGGGTCCGCCTCGGTCTGA
- the sepH gene encoding septation protein SepH has protein sequence MSAEGLPLDPDQLEEQAPDEAGPVLLRLISVSDDGLRMLLVDDDEREYTADIDDRLRAALEAVSTRRSEQTVNKTPSSSLRPRDIQTRIRAGESAEEVAAVAGTTVEKILAFAGPVLAERVHMAQRAQQASVRRKPGEEAPSTARTLGQAVTAHFQGMYIDPETVSWDSYRRPDGRWKLTGEFETADRSGIAELTYDAPGNYVELDNDDARWLTGERLEAPAPEPEPVTDDLLAARRRRAKAPQAPSAPAPAAPPAASAPATPAGPATPPPAAKPARPAKAPKRASAAVDTPLEAFLDEEAPSGKQQPAPAEPEAGPETTEPAAAAPEQPEPAPEEPKPAKKSSSRRKRASVPSWDEIMFGGGKQE, from the coding sequence ATGTCGGCCGAAGGACTACCGCTTGATCCGGACCAGCTCGAGGAGCAGGCACCGGACGAGGCTGGACCCGTCCTTCTTCGGCTCATCTCGGTCAGTGACGACGGCCTACGCATGCTCCTCGTGGACGACGACGAGCGTGAATACACCGCCGACATCGACGACCGTCTCCGTGCAGCACTCGAGGCTGTGTCGACCCGCCGATCGGAGCAAACCGTGAACAAGACACCGAGCAGCAGCCTGCGGCCCCGTGACATCCAGACCCGCATCCGCGCGGGCGAGAGTGCCGAGGAGGTCGCCGCTGTCGCCGGCACCACGGTCGAGAAGATCTTGGCCTTCGCCGGCCCCGTCCTCGCCGAGCGCGTGCACATGGCGCAGCGTGCCCAGCAGGCATCCGTACGCCGCAAGCCCGGCGAGGAGGCCCCGAGCACCGCCCGCACCCTGGGGCAGGCCGTCACGGCCCACTTCCAGGGCATGTACATCGACCCCGAGACGGTCAGCTGGGACTCCTACCGTCGCCCCGACGGGCGCTGGAAGCTCACCGGCGAGTTCGAGACCGCCGACCGCTCCGGGATCGCCGAGCTGACCTACGACGCCCCCGGCAACTACGTCGAGCTCGACAACGACGACGCCCGCTGGCTGACCGGAGAGAGGCTCGAGGCGCCCGCCCCCGAGCCGGAGCCGGTCACCGACGACCTGCTGGCCGCTCGTCGGCGCCGGGCGAAGGCGCCCCAGGCTCCGAGCGCGCCCGCCCCGGCTGCCCCGCCGGCGGCGTCCGCTCCCGCGACCCCGGCAGGCCCGGCCACTCCTCCCCCTGCCGCCAAGCCGGCCAGACCGGCCAAGGCACCCAAGCGAGCCTCGGCCGCCGTCGACACCCCGCTCGAGGCGTTCCTCGACGAGGAGGCTCCGAGCGGCAAGCAGCAGCCCGCCCCGGCCGAGCCCGAGGCGGGGCCCGAGACCACGGAGCCGGCCGCAGCTGCACCTGAGCAGCCCGAGCCCGCCCCGGAGGAGCCGAAGCCGGCGAAGAAGTCGTCGTCGCGCCGCAAGCGCGCCTCGGTGCCGAGCTGGGACGAGATCATGTTCGGCGGCGGCAAGCAGGAATAG
- a CDS encoding alkaline phosphatase D family protein, which translates to MLLPTPLSRRTFVTASTVSAAVMLGTGSIPADAVTTRRTPSVAGYPFTLGVASGDPLPNSVVLWTRLAPEPLAPDGSGGMFPEPVKVRWQVAEDPAFRKVVKAGTVTATAALAHSVHPEVWGLRPGRDYWYRFSAAGEVSPTGHTRTAPAYGSKLAEMTFAFASCAKWDAGFFTAYQHLAEEDVDVVLHLGDYHYEYGIDATGGDRGVPVGSDFAGETTDLPRYRLQYGLWKSDPDLIAAHAAHAFVVAPDDHEIENNWADETPEESSQSPGELWMPRRTAGFQAYYEHLPFRASALPQGPDMQIYRQLRYGDLVDFNVLDTRQYRDDQAYGDGSRPSSPELTPDIYDPSRSMMGLHQEKWLQRSWRQSGARWQVLANQAPMAETDLDDTDAKTLYMDPWDGYIANRNRLLEGARTAGVENLVVVTGDRHQNYASNLLADYDDPESAVVGSEFVGTSVTSGGDGADMTTGGEALLRANDHLKFFNGQRGYVRVTVTRETLSSDYRVLPYVTRRGAPVSTRATYVVENGRPGVQLDTEGAVVGTNYAATEMPSLNG; encoded by the coding sequence ATGCTCCTGCCCACCCCACTGAGCCGACGCACGTTCGTCACCGCCTCGACCGTCTCCGCAGCGGTGATGCTGGGAACCGGTTCGATCCCCGCCGACGCGGTCACCACCCGGAGGACACCCTCCGTCGCCGGCTACCCGTTCACCTTGGGCGTCGCCTCCGGCGACCCGCTCCCCAACTCCGTGGTGCTCTGGACCCGGCTCGCCCCCGAGCCGCTCGCCCCCGATGGCTCGGGCGGGATGTTCCCCGAGCCCGTGAAGGTGCGCTGGCAGGTCGCCGAGGATCCGGCCTTCCGCAAGGTCGTCAAGGCGGGCACCGTCACCGCCACGGCCGCGCTGGCCCACTCCGTCCACCCGGAGGTCTGGGGCCTGCGGCCCGGCCGCGACTACTGGTACCGCTTCTCGGCCGCCGGCGAGGTCAGCCCCACCGGGCACACCCGGACCGCTCCGGCGTACGGCTCGAAGCTGGCCGAGATGACCTTCGCCTTCGCCTCCTGCGCAAAGTGGGACGCGGGCTTCTTCACCGCCTACCAGCACCTGGCCGAGGAGGACGTCGACGTCGTCCTCCACCTCGGCGACTACCACTACGAGTACGGCATCGACGCCACCGGCGGCGACCGCGGGGTGCCCGTCGGGAGCGACTTCGCCGGCGAGACGACGGACCTGCCGCGCTACCGGCTGCAGTACGGGCTGTGGAAGAGCGACCCCGACCTGATCGCCGCCCACGCGGCGCACGCCTTCGTCGTCGCCCCCGACGACCACGAGATCGAGAACAACTGGGCCGACGAGACCCCGGAGGAGTCGAGCCAGTCCCCGGGCGAGCTGTGGATGCCGCGGCGTACGGCCGGCTTCCAGGCCTACTACGAGCACCTGCCCTTCCGCGCCAGCGCGCTTCCGCAGGGGCCGGACATGCAGATCTACCGGCAGCTGCGCTACGGCGACCTGGTCGACTTCAACGTGCTCGACACCCGGCAGTACCGCGACGACCAGGCCTACGGCGACGGCTCCCGCCCCTCCTCCCCCGAGCTCACGCCCGACATCTACGACCCCTCGCGCTCGATGATGGGGCTGCACCAGGAGAAGTGGCTGCAGCGCAGCTGGCGCCAGTCGGGTGCCCGCTGGCAGGTTCTCGCCAACCAGGCTCCGATGGCCGAGACCGACCTCGATGACACCGACGCCAAGACCCTCTACATGGACCCCTGGGACGGCTACATCGCCAACCGCAACCGGCTCCTGGAGGGCGCCCGCACCGCCGGCGTCGAGAATCTGGTCGTCGTCACCGGCGACCGGCACCAGAACTACGCCTCCAACCTGCTCGCCGACTACGACGACCCGGAGTCGGCGGTCGTCGGCAGCGAGTTCGTCGGCACGTCGGTGACCAGCGGCGGAGACGGCGCCGACATGACCACCGGCGGCGAGGCGCTGCTGCGTGCCAACGACCACCTGAAGTTCTTCAACGGCCAACGCGGCTACGTGCGCGTCACGGTGACCCGCGAGACGCTCTCCAGCGACTACCGGGTGCTCCCCTACGTCACCAGGCGCGGCGCGCCGGTCTCCACCCGGGCGACGTACGTCGTCGAGAACGGTCGCCCCGGCGTGCAGCTGGACACCGAGGGCGCCGTCGTCGGCACCAATTACGCCGCGACCGAGATGCCGTCGCTCAACGGCTGA
- a CDS encoding thymidine kinase, giving the protein MAELTFWTGTMDAGKSTLALQTNHNHAARGRIGRIFTAHDRSGEAVVTSRLGLTHDAIEVADDFDFWRYVVGALTHGARVDYLICDEAQFYTPDQIQELAKIVDELQIDVFCFGILTDFRTRLFPGSARLVELADRTEVLQVEALCWCGKRATHNARVEDGVIVTEGDQVVVGDTDGDSDTAPSAVSYEVLCRQHHRRGLTAARAKSVSLSPEPLPFG; this is encoded by the coding sequence GTGGCTGAGCTGACCTTCTGGACCGGGACGATGGACGCGGGCAAGTCGACCCTCGCGCTGCAGACCAACCACAACCACGCCGCGCGTGGCCGCATCGGCCGGATCTTCACCGCCCACGACCGCTCCGGCGAGGCCGTGGTCACCTCTCGCCTCGGCCTGACCCACGACGCGATCGAGGTCGCGGACGACTTCGACTTCTGGAGGTACGTCGTCGGTGCGCTGACCCACGGCGCGCGGGTCGACTACCTCATCTGTGACGAGGCGCAGTTCTACACGCCCGACCAGATCCAGGAGCTGGCCAAGATCGTCGACGAGCTGCAGATCGACGTCTTCTGCTTCGGCATCCTCACCGACTTCCGCACCCGGCTGTTCCCGGGCTCGGCTCGTCTCGTCGAGCTCGCCGACCGCACCGAGGTGCTCCAGGTGGAGGCGCTGTGCTGGTGCGGCAAGCGCGCCACCCACAACGCCCGCGTCGAAGACGGCGTCATCGTCACCGAAGGCGACCAGGTGGTCGTCGGCGACACCGACGGTGACTCCGACACAGCCCCCAGCGCCGTCTCCTACGAGGTGCTGTGCCGTCAGCACCACCGCCGCGGCCTGACCGCGGCCCGGGCGAAGTCGGTCTCGCTCTCGCCCGAGCCGCTGCCGTTCGGCTGA
- a CDS encoding alkaline phosphatase family protein yields MAGFLAPAYGERSLGDVLPAVAAALDVSLGTPDGRPGLELPSAAAYVVFLVDGMGTNLLRRYAHAAPFLASLAEEQAPGTAGVPSTTATSLTSFGTGLAPGGHGLVGYTSRIPGTEHLLNALQWPKDVDPVEWQPNQTVFQRLGEAGVPVTVINKRAFGGSGLTVAAHRGAEFVGADRVGERIASAVALSKVPGSLTYLYDGDLDWTGHRYGVASSPWLQQLSMIDAEAEQLRDALDPSVRLLVLADHGMVDSPYEARTDIDDFPELGDGVALVGGEARFRHLYCSRGAVEDVVATWSEVLGDKADVMSRESAIRRGWFGPVTPSVLPRLGDVVVASHGEHAVVSTHLFHYETTLVGLHGSLTPDEMLIPLLIS; encoded by the coding sequence GTGGCCGGTTTTCTCGCCCCCGCCTACGGGGAGCGCTCGCTGGGTGATGTCCTGCCGGCCGTGGCGGCCGCCCTGGACGTCTCCCTGGGCACCCCCGACGGCCGACCCGGTCTCGAGCTGCCCTCCGCGGCGGCGTACGTCGTGTTCCTGGTCGACGGGATGGGCACCAACCTGCTGCGCCGCTATGCCCACGCCGCCCCGTTCCTGGCTTCGCTGGCCGAGGAGCAGGCGCCGGGCACGGCCGGTGTGCCGTCGACGACGGCGACCAGCCTGACCTCCTTCGGCACCGGGCTGGCTCCGGGCGGCCACGGGCTGGTCGGCTACACCTCGCGGATCCCCGGCACCGAGCACCTGCTCAACGCGCTGCAGTGGCCCAAGGACGTCGATCCCGTCGAGTGGCAGCCCAACCAGACCGTCTTCCAGCGGCTGGGGGAGGCCGGGGTGCCGGTCACGGTGATCAACAAGCGTGCCTTCGGTGGCTCCGGGCTCACCGTGGCGGCCCATCGGGGTGCCGAGTTCGTCGGCGCCGACCGGGTGGGGGAGCGGATCGCGTCGGCGGTGGCGCTCTCGAAGGTGCCGGGGTCGCTGACCTACCTCTACGACGGCGACCTCGACTGGACCGGCCACCGCTACGGCGTCGCCTCCTCGCCCTGGCTGCAGCAGCTCTCGATGATCGATGCCGAGGCCGAGCAGCTGCGCGACGCGCTCGACCCGTCGGTGCGCCTGCTGGTGCTCGCCGACCACGGCATGGTCGACTCGCCCTACGAGGCGCGCACCGACATCGACGACTTCCCCGAGCTCGGCGACGGCGTCGCGCTGGTCGGGGGAGAGGCCCGCTTCCGCCACCTCTACTGCTCCCGCGGAGCGGTCGAAGACGTGGTCGCGACCTGGTCGGAGGTGCTCGGCGACAAGGCCGACGTGATGAGCCGGGAGTCGGCGATCCGCCGTGGCTGGTTCGGCCCGGTCACCCCGTCGGTGCTGCCGCGTCTGGGCGACGTCGTCGTCGCCTCCCACGGCGAGCATGCGGTCGTCTCCACGCACCTGTTCCACTACGAGACGACGCTGGTGGGGCTGCACGGGTCGCTGACACCCGACGAGATGCTGATCCCGCTGCTGATCTCGTGA
- a CDS encoding DUF5998 family protein, with protein MSTRTDDLDRADDLRAEIDRTGYYPEVVADCVASAVAGEKVVAFFLHHEPTFDRDEVRRHLSVLVLTPSRLILAHTDEHAGDDLLPEPYTSTSTEAVRIDSVTSVVVTRMIANPTSGPSKAAEAVMTIGWGGVNRVDLEPAGCSDPNCDADHGYTGVLTPDDFSLRVSAAADGHDSVGRMLAFAESLSARTHRR; from the coding sequence ATGAGCACCCGCACCGATGATCTCGACCGCGCCGACGACCTGCGCGCCGAGATCGACCGCACCGGCTACTACCCCGAGGTGGTGGCCGACTGTGTCGCCTCCGCGGTCGCGGGCGAGAAGGTGGTCGCCTTCTTCCTGCACCACGAGCCGACCTTCGACCGTGACGAGGTGCGTCGCCACCTCTCCGTGCTGGTGCTGACCCCGTCGCGGCTGATCCTGGCCCACACCGACGAGCACGCGGGTGACGACCTGCTGCCCGAGCCCTACACCTCCACCTCGACCGAGGCCGTACGCATCGACTCGGTGACCTCCGTGGTGGTGACCCGGATGATCGCCAACCCGACCAGCGGCCCGAGCAAGGCCGCCGAAGCGGTCATGACGATCGGCTGGGGCGGCGTCAACCGCGTCGACCTCGAGCCGGCCGGCTGCTCCGACCCCAACTGCGACGCCGACCACGGCTACACCGGCGTGCTCACCCCCGACGACTTCTCGCTGCGTGTCTCGGCCGCCGCTGACGGCCACGACTCGGTCGGCCGCATGCTGGCCTTCGCGGAATCGCTCTCGGCACGCACCCACCGCCGGTAG
- a CDS encoding MarR family winged helix-turn-helix transcriptional regulator, with the protein MTTTDTDAGTQTPPTGASMPAGYVTGVAYEAIIAFIRSQQEDRGYTQPQFWLLRNLSPNDLSPDGRGMSIAELRDAMSTYLRKEDDLESEARVLLEKGWLERDESDHLSITPTGETALAGLKQFAPAIRAMLHQGIDDADYATTVRVLTQLIENAGGRLS; encoded by the coding sequence ATGACCACTACTGACACCGACGCAGGCACCCAGACTCCGCCGACAGGCGCATCGATGCCCGCCGGGTACGTGACAGGCGTTGCGTACGAAGCCATCATCGCCTTCATCCGGAGCCAGCAGGAGGACCGCGGATACACGCAGCCACAGTTCTGGTTGCTCCGGAACCTGTCGCCGAACGACCTCTCACCCGATGGCCGCGGCATGTCGATCGCCGAGCTGCGGGACGCGATGAGCACCTACCTCCGGAAGGAGGACGACCTCGAGTCCGAAGCGCGGGTGCTGCTGGAGAAGGGGTGGCTGGAGCGGGACGAGAGCGATCACCTCTCGATCACACCGACCGGTGAGACTGCCCTCGCTGGGCTCAAGCAGTTCGCGCCGGCCATCCGCGCGATGCTTCACCAGGGGATCGACGACGCCGACTACGCGACGACCGTTCGAGTGCTCACGCAGCTGATCGAGAACGCCGGTGGTCGGCTGTCCTGA